ACTACATCCTCGACATGCCGCTGCGCCGGCTCACCAAGTTCTCCAAGCTCGAGCTCGACAAGGAGCGCGACGAGCTGGTCGCCGTGATCGCGGGTCTCGACGAGATCCTGGGTGATGAGAACCGGCTGCGGAAGGTCGTCTCCGAGGAGCTGGCCGAGGTCGCCAAGACCTACGGCACGCCACGTCGTACGGTCCTGCTGGAGTCCTCGGGCGTCGTCACGACGAGCTCGGCCACGCCGTTGGAGGTGGCCGACGACCCGTGCCACGTGTTCCTCTCCTCCAGCGGGCTGCTGGCGCGCACCACCGACGTCGAGCCGCTCGGCGACGCCGGCGAACGAGCCCGCCACGACGTCATCTCCTCGCACGTGACTGCCACGGCGCGGGGCGAGGTCGGCGTGCTGACCACCCACGGGCGCGTCCTCAAGCTGAACGTGCTGGACCTGCCGACCCTGCCGCGCACCGCGAACCACCCGAACCTGCAGGGCGGCGCTCCGGTCGGGGAGTTCCTGACCCTGGAGGCCGGCGAGCGCCCGCTCGGGCTCACCACCTTCGCGGCCGACTCCCCCGGGCTCGCGCTCGGCACGGCCCAGGGCGTGGTCAAGCGGGTGAAGCCGGAGTACCTGTCCAACAAGGACGACTGGGACGTCATCGCGCTGGCCGACGGCGACCAGGTCGTCGGAGCACTGGAGCTGCGGACCGGCACCGAGGAGCTCTGCTTCATCACCGACGACGCGCAGCTGCTGCACTTCGGCGCGGAGGCGGTCCGCCCGCAGGGACGCTCCGGCGGCGGCATCGCCGGCATCAAGCTCTCCGGCAACGCGAAGGCGGCCTGGTTCGGCGTGGTCGAAGGCCCCGCGGCCGAGGCCGTGGTGGTGACCGTCTCCGGAGCGAGCACCGCCCTGCCGGGCACCGAGTCCGGGATGGTCAAGGTGACCCCGTTCGTCGAGTACCCGGGCAAGGGCCGCGCGACCGGCGGCGTCCGGTGCCACCGGTTCCTCAAGGGCGAGGACACCCTGGTGTTCGCGTGGGCAGGACGGGCGCCGGCGCGAGCAGCTGCAGCCAGTGGCGCTCCGGTGGACCTGCCCGCTGCGGACGGCAAGCGGGACGGCTCCGGCGTGCCCGGCAGCCAGCCGATCACTGCGTGCGCCGGACCCGTGGCAGGCTAGGCGCATGACACTGAAGGCTCTGGGAGCCACCGTCCTGGTCGCGATGCTCGCCCTCACCGGCTGCGGCGGGGACGACTCGTCGGGCGGCGGCAAGCCGGTGGACGCGAAGACAGCGCTCGCCGGAGCGAAGAAGAGCTTCGACGACGCCTCCGGGGTGCACTTCACGATGTCGACCAAGGCGACGCCGAAGGGCGACGCCGTCCTCGGTGCCGACGGCAGCCTCACCGACCAACCGGCGTTCGACGGCAAGGTCAAGGTGGTCTACAAGGGCTTCGCCGCCGAGATCCCGGTGGTCTCGGTCGACGGGGACGTCTACGCCAAGCTCCCGTTCAGCGCCGCCTTCGCCAAGATCGACCCGGCCGAGTTCAGTGCGCCCGACCCCGCCGACTTCATCGACCCGAGCAAGGGCATCTCCGGGATCCTGCTCGAGCTCGGCGACGCGAAGCAGACGGACCGGACCCGCGAGGGCAAGGACATCGTCACCACCTACACCGGCACGGTCAGCGGCGAGCGGGTCGCGGGCATCATCCCGAGCGCCAGCAAGGACAGCGACTACCAGGCCGTCATCGGCATCGCCGACGACACGATCGTGACGCTGTCCATCACCGGGGACTTCTTCGACGGCGAGGACGCGGCCACCTTCAAGCTGGTCTTCGACAAGTACGGCGAGGTCGGCAAGATCAAGAAGCCGTGAGCACTGCGAACCGGTTCGCCGGCCCCCACGCGCTGCTCGGGCTGGCCGCGGTCGCGGTCGCCTTCGCGGCAGCCGACACCTACGTGGTGGTCCTCTCCCTCCCGGAGATGATGACCGCTGCCGGGCTGTCCGGCGAGGAGCTTCAGCGCGCGGCCCCGATCATCAGCGGGTTCCTCCTCGGCTACGTCGCGATGCTCCCGCTGATCGGTAGGATCGCCGACCTGCGCGGACGGTTGCCGGTGCTCACCGTCTCGCTCCTCGTCTTCGGTCTCGGCTCGCTGGTGACGGCGGCGGCGTACGACCTGCCGAGCCTGGTCACCGGACGCTTCCTCCAGGGCGTCGGCGGTGGCGGTCTCGTCCCGGTGACCCTCGCCCTGGTCGCCGACATCTACCCGGTGGAGCGTCGCGGAATCCCGCTCGGCGTGGTCGGGGCGGTCCAGGAGCTCGGGAGCGTGATCGGCCCCCTGTACGGCGCCGTGGTGCTCGCCTTCGGGACCTGGCGCGACATCTTCTGGATCAACCTGGCCGTCGGCCTCGTCCTCGCCGCCGGCATCTCGGCGCTGGGGCGCCGGCAAGCCGACGCTGATCACCCGCGGAGGCACGTCGACGCCATCGGGCTCGCACTCGCTGCCGCGTGGATCGCCGCGCTGCTCCTGGTCATGCTCCAACCTGACGCCCTGATCACCTCGGTCGACTGGGGCGGCCCGTTCGTGCCGTTCGGCGACGACGGGATCGCCGGCTCGATCTGGGCCTCGCAGGTCGGGCTCGTCGCGATCGGCCTCGGCGTGCTGCTGATCGGGTGGCTGACGCTCGGACGCCGGCCGTTCTTCGACGTACGGGACTGGTGGTCGACGGTCCGCCAGGCCGACCTGCTCGGGGCACTGCTGCTCGCCGTCGCGCTCGGCGGGGTGATCCTGGCGTTCGCCACCGCGAACCCCGAGGTCCAGGTCTTCTCCGACCAGGGCCCCTTCTACCTGGCTGCCTCAGCCGCAGCGGCTGCCGGGTTCGCGGTCCACCAGCGCCACGCCGCCGCTCCCCTGATCCCGCGGGGCGCCTTCGCCGCCCTGCCGGCCATCGGGTCGTTGCTGGTCAGCTTCTTCATCGGCGCGGCGCTCATCGCCGCTCTGGTCGACATCCCGGTCTTCGCCCGCCTGACGATCTACGGCGACTCCCAGGTCAAGGCCGCCCTGGTGCTGGTCGAGCTGCTCGTGGCCCTGCCGGTCGGGGCTCTGGTCGGCGGGTACCTGACCCGCGCGTTCCCGGCGACGCTGATCACCGCCGGGGGCATGGTCTGCGCGGCCGTCGGCTTCGGCCTGATGAGCCGGTGGGGCGAGGACGCCCTGGAGAACCATCTCGCCACCGGCGCCGTCCTCGCGCTCACCGGCTTGGGCTTCGGGCTCGCGCTGGCTCCCGTCAACGCGGCGCTGCTCGCCAGCACCGACGCCGCCGTCCACGGCGTCACCAGCGCCATGCTCGTGGTGAGCCGGATGGTCGGCATGCTGATCGGGATCTCTGCCCTGACAACGATCGGCCTGCGCCGCTACTACGCGGTCGCCCAGAGCGTCGACGAGGTCTGCGGGGAGGGCAGGGGCCTGTGCGACAAGTACCAGGACCAGCTCGGGGACGCCGGCATCGCCCAGCTGCACGCGATCTTCGTCGGCGCCGGCATCAGCGCGGTCGTCGCCGGGCTCCTGGCGCTGGTCCTCTTCCGCGGAGCGCAGACGCGGAACGCGGACACCCCCCTGGTTGGATGGGGGGCGTGAGCACCGAGGCGCTCGAAGCGCTCCCCTGCACCGAGGCCACCACCGCGGCCGGCGAGGCCCTGA
The DNA window shown above is from Marmoricola sp. OAE513 and carries:
- a CDS encoding LppX_LprAFG lipoprotein; translated protein: MTLKALGATVLVAMLALTGCGGDDSSGGGKPVDAKTALAGAKKSFDDASGVHFTMSTKATPKGDAVLGADGSLTDQPAFDGKVKVVYKGFAAEIPVVSVDGDVYAKLPFSAAFAKIDPAEFSAPDPADFIDPSKGISGILLELGDAKQTDRTREGKDIVTTYTGTVSGERVAGIIPSASKDSDYQAVIGIADDTIVTLSITGDFFDGEDAATFKLVFDKYGEVGKIKKP
- a CDS encoding MFS transporter, whose protein sequence is MSTANRFAGPHALLGLAAVAVAFAAADTYVVVLSLPEMMTAAGLSGEELQRAAPIISGFLLGYVAMLPLIGRIADLRGRLPVLTVSLLVFGLGSLVTAAAYDLPSLVTGRFLQGVGGGGLVPVTLALVADIYPVERRGIPLGVVGAVQELGSVIGPLYGAVVLAFGTWRDIFWINLAVGLVLAAGISALGRRQADADHPRRHVDAIGLALAAAWIAALLLVMLQPDALITSVDWGGPFVPFGDDGIAGSIWASQVGLVAIGLGVLLIGWLTLGRRPFFDVRDWWSTVRQADLLGALLLAVALGGVILAFATANPEVQVFSDQGPFYLAASAAAAAGFAVHQRHAAAPLIPRGAFAALPAIGSLLVSFFIGAALIAALVDIPVFARLTIYGDSQVKAALVLVELLVALPVGALVGGYLTRAFPATLITAGGMVCAAVGFGLMSRWGEDALENHLATGAVLALTGLGFGLALAPVNAALLASTDAAVHGVTSAMLVVSRMVGMLIGISALTTIGLRRYYAVAQSVDEVCGEGRGLCDKYQDQLGDAGIAQLHAIFVGAGISAVVAGLLALVLFRGAQTRNADTPLVGWGA